The Argentina anserina chromosome 5, drPotAnse1.1, whole genome shotgun sequence genome includes the window attttgggtAAATCAAATTTTGGTAAAGTTGTTTGACTTCTGCAATTATAAGTAAGCAATTCATCCTTAACCTtgaattattgaaaataatctttttaaaattgagttattttgttttcaatttttggaTTTATATCCAATTGTAGTTGAGTATGAATTTCACGCTAATGACCGTGTGAACGAGACTGATAAATAAGAGCTACCTCGTAAGCAATATGCAATCCTTGCTTATCAGCGACCCACACAGCCTTGAACTCATTGTCGACAAATGCAAGCTTTGTTCCGTCTTTGGAGACTGTTGGAAACACTCCGGACACCCTGAATAGACTCACATCATTCAGTGGGCAGTCAAGCTTCTGAAACGGTCTCTTAACAGCTTTGTCAAACTATCATGCACATGTCGCAAAACGTACAATTGCATCAGTATACACTAGCTTGAAGAATGATACACATATAAGGGTGTACTAGGAAACGAATTTAAAGTAGGTACCTCCAGTTTCTCACTCCAGCCACGATGGTAACCAATGCGCTTCCCACCATCCATCACAAAGGGGTTGAAATGATCCGCTTTAGATCTAGTGTTTTGAGTGATTGTTGTGCTTCCATTTGGTCCTCTAGCTGTATCAAAAATCTCAATGTGTCTAAACTGTGCTTCTTCACGTGCTGCGCCTAACCCTGATTCTTGACGAACAGTTACAACAACCACTGTGTTGGcatcaagggccgccggggtaAACCCATCAATATTGGCCGGGGTCATACGAGGGGTAACTGATGTCAAACCTTTGCCAATGTCGGCTCGGTACACACCCCAAAATTCGTCCTTGGGATGTTTGTCGTTATTTTTACGAGGTATGGGATCATCCTTGCGGTGGAAGAATATGACATCGTCACTTCCCCAAGTTGGCCACCCGCCATTCTCTACAACCTTAGTGCGATTGTAGGGCTCCTCTACGTTCATGACATAGATGTTAGTCCTTAGATCTTCGATTTCACCTTCCCACCCACCCTTCTTTCCCTCAAACGACGCCACCGCTATCTTCTTCCCAGACGGTGACACTGAGGGGCTTAAATCAGCATGCTCTATTTTGAGCGAGGCATAATAGATAAGATGAAAATCAGCATTAATTCGATCATCATCAACAGCTAAAGAAGCTAGCATGATacagtatattatattatgTACTAATACTGTAATAGTAATAGAAGGAGAGTAGGAGCTAGGAACGTACCTCGAGGTGTGAGACGATAAGTTTTTCCGGTCTTAAGATTGGTCTTATAAACGGCAGTCCAAGGCTGACGACGTTCAGTAGCAGGATCCTTGGTGCTGACATAGATGAGGTGATCATGGGCAAAGCAAGCACTGTCTTCCATCCGAACACCTTTGAAATCGTCTTTGCCGAAAACTTCAGCTAAGCTGAAGACTTTGACTTTGGGGGCGTTGACGTAATTGAAGCGGAGAGCTATGTGAAGCAATTCAAGGTCGCTTCGTTCGGAGACGAAAACCAGGCCTGATAGACGACCTGAATCTACATCAGCCTCGTTGCCATAGGAAGCCAATTTTGGGCGCTTGAGAAGTGTCTTGAGAGCTGCGGGTGGAATTTCTTGGCCGTTGTAGTTGTAGGAATCGTCTATGTCATCAATCATGCGGACTTCATTGTCCTTGGGCGTCAATTTTGGGCACGAGAATAAGTGAAGTGGCACCGGTGTTCGATAGGTTGCGAAGAAGGCAATGCTACCTCTCTTATCTCCAGCCATCTACAGGTTTAAGAGGCAAGTCAACAAATATTCTAGTAATTAAACTGTGAAACAAAATTAAGCAGGTGCTTGAATGGAATCTATTATCTGTGGTGTTGAGGGATTAGTCAGACTGGGATTATTCTTATATGTATGAATGCATATATTTTTCCTTCTCAAGTTTATTTCATCCTTTCACCAAATGAGTAAATAGTAATCCATGAAATACTTTAGTGACAGAGAGAAGAGACTAGCTACCTGCTGCACTTTCTTGCAATTCTGAACTGGTAGAATGGCGATTACTCTGACCGGTACTATGTGGGGAGAACAAGTTGAGACGCAAAGGATGAAGGAGGGGAGTGAGATAGATGGGGAGAAAGAAGTTTTAGGCTCGGATGAGAAATAATAATGACTTGAGAAAAGATGTCAAGCTCTGTGTGAGTATATGGTACCCAAGTCGACCTTTCCTTTATAGATGGCAATCAGCCTCACTTGAACACTTCCCGGCTTATAAAACTTATAAAATTAAGGATTAAATATTTGTGACACTCGATATTTTatgtgtaaaaacagttttttccttctatttttaaatttaatctgtatatcttttaactcttattttttaacagttatGGTCattctattttcaaatttgatatgtatatcttttaactcttatttttaacagttttgttattcttttttttaacagttttgtctatTATGTTAGTTAACCGTCAAAAAATTCtgttaagccgttaaaatgtttagaatacccccaattcaaattaactttttttctttcttttcttatgctttttttattttttattttggtttttcttgtttttaaatttaattcatcatatgtgctatcaaatatatataattgtaatcaacacaaattatcaaattaattgtaaacaagagAATGCCGATCTTGCTCCCTATCAAGTTATCTGTAATTTTGTTGAACGCTTGCGAGAACTTGGAGCAGATGTAAAACAAGTAAAATGGAATGGCGCTCTTCACGTAGGTGTGtttcaaaactcaaacttaGAGCGAATGATAGTGAATGCATTGCTTGAAAACTTAATTACTAGTAATTACACTATGTTTCCAATTATAATCTAATCATTGTCGTACGACAATAGGTTTAGTTCCAAATATTACTTTTTAaccttttttcttcctttggtCAGAGCACCCAAGCCCATTGTTGGAAACTTTGTTAATTTGCTTGTGTAGTAAGAGGAGaattaatgacaattgcttaacatcaagttggaaataaataatttgaaactatttttgcatCAAAGTATGGTTATGATGAGTAGAAGTCTTTCTTGTCTTAGCATTgtagaaaataatcaaaatatgtttgtagagcatcataaattcataatataAAGGAAGTTTCTAACTAGATTTGAGTACTGGCACtcacatgtcattttaggcattatccaattgattataagatgtttataattaatttaatgatttgtgttgattacaattatatatatttgatagcacatatgatgaattaaattttaaaacaagaaaaacaaaaagaaaaaacaaaagagaaaataaaaaaggcataagaaaagaaaaaaatatgatttgaatttggggtattctagacattttaACGGCGTAACGGAATTTTTTGACGATCAACTAACGAAATGGaaaaaaactgttaaaaataagagttaaagaatatacagattaaatttgaaagtataaggacaaaactgtttttacacctaaaatatatggtgtcacaagtatttaatcctAAAACTAAATAACAATAACTACTTTGAACAACCAATGTGATCACGGGGTTCATCTGTTGTACATAGCTTTATGGCATACATAAGGGTTTTGCGGGCAAAAGAAGGAGAGCACGTGAAATACACGATGGGGTGTATGTGAGGTTTTGCAAGGATTTCGCTCACAACAGTATTTTCCGTGATCACGTTCACAATTTCAAAGTAAACCATAAACTAAGACAGTCACCTCAACAGGGACTGAGATACAAATTACAGTAGAACCTCGTTAAATTAATacccgattaattaataatcttGCTAAAATAATACTTTTTGCCGGTCTCGACTTAGGGCTAAcgtgttaaattaataattcgctaaatttgtaagataatagaaatttgagaattcatatagaccatatcgaatatataaattaataatgacatGATTTATATAATGAGTTTTACATTTATGAGCATTTTATTGaagaattttgttgatttaattatcatcaaataaaataatataaaaaatatcgAACAACATAATATATTGAACAACAGTATCCGTAATAAATTGAACAATGTGGTACATAAACAAAGTAAAATTTGtattttcttcaaaaaaatgtaaaagaaaatatttttatacctcgataaattaataaattatt containing:
- the LOC126793131 gene encoding uncharacterized protein LOC126793131; translation: MAGDKRGSIAFFATYRTPVPLHLFSCPKLTPKDNEVRMIDDIDDSYNYNGQEIPPAALKTLLKRPKLASYGNEADVDSGRLSGLVFVSERSDLELLHIALRFNYVNAPKVKVFSLAEVFGKDDFKGVRMEDSACFAHDHLIYVSTKDPATERRQPWTAVYKTNLKTGKTYRLTPREHADLSPSVSPSGKKIAVASFEGKKGGWEGEIEDLRTNIYVMNVEEPYNRTKVVENGGWPTWGSDDVIFFHRKDDPIPRKNNDKHPKDEFWGVYRADIGKGLTSVTPRMTPANIDGFTPAALDANTVVVVTVRQESGLGAAREEAQFRHIEIFDTARGPNGSTTITQNTRSKADHFNPFVMDGGKRIGYHRGWSEKLEFDKAVKRPFQKLDCPLNDVSLFRVSGVFPTVSKDGTKLAFVDNEFKAVWVADKQGLHIAYEEEGADRVFSPVWDQCEDTLYVCVGPSFNAKEQVNIIAITKVSNYRRQSHPLTDSYNNAFPSSSPDGKRLVFRSTRNGGYKNLYIMENKKEGVCDGVEPTRLTEGKWTDTHCQWSPNGNWIVFSSTRSKPESGVPETDNGLDPGYFGVFLVNPDDPDVWIRVMISGSDISGHVNHPFFSPDGLSIVVTSDLAAVTVDPISLPLFEHSVRSYGDIFTIDIDTIDIDPNHPIDKQRIKDVKKFTRITHSRYENSTATWTRFSTEDPNASWKMFLKKESDFIPACPYAHPDGGESWHMTGHLILPRRCC